The Actinocatenispora sera genome has a window encoding:
- a CDS encoding AMP-binding protein: MTELAPSGYPADLAPSGYEDTFARDHLPPRDQWPTLEFTTELLQYPPRLNAAVELLDVPTQKYGADRPALRTPDGEVWTYGELLRRTNQLAGYLTDELGLVTGNRVMLHSPNNPWTVACWLAVLKAGGIVVTTMSALRARELAPIVEKTAPTIALVDHRFAAAVRELRDSTAPNLRIAVYGGDAPDDLTTLVTDRPADFTPADTAADDVALFGPTSGSTGVPKITTHFHRDILSIDNTFGRMTLRLQPDDVVACTAPFAFTFGLGMLVVFALRAGACAFLTEKATPPQLAELVAAHGVTVLATAPTAYKQILRSGNAELLRGLRSAVSAGEHIAVETWREVHERLGLKIIDGIGATEMLHIFITAAGDDIREGATGKPVPGFRATILDPDGNEVSPGVAGRLGVIGPVGCRYLADDRQRNYVVNGWNVTGDTFVRDADGYFWYQARTDNMIVSSGYNIGGPEVEAVLEEHPDVVECAVVAKPDAERGSVVCAFVVLREGSSADAAALQAFVKGHLAPYKYPRDVRFVDALPRNASGKLQHFRLRQLVDQETAAEPTS, translated from the coding sequence ATGACCGAGCTCGCGCCTTCCGGTTACCCGGCAGACCTCGCACCCTCCGGGTACGAGGACACCTTCGCCCGCGACCACCTGCCGCCGCGGGACCAGTGGCCGACCCTGGAGTTCACCACCGAACTTCTGCAGTACCCGCCGCGGCTGAACGCCGCGGTCGAGCTGCTCGACGTGCCGACGCAGAAGTACGGTGCCGACCGCCCCGCGCTGCGCACCCCCGACGGTGAGGTCTGGACGTACGGCGAGCTGTTGCGGCGCACCAACCAGCTCGCCGGCTACCTCACCGACGAGCTCGGCCTGGTCACCGGCAACCGGGTCATGCTGCACTCGCCGAACAACCCGTGGACGGTGGCCTGCTGGCTGGCCGTACTGAAGGCCGGCGGCATCGTCGTCACCACCATGTCCGCGCTGCGCGCCCGGGAACTCGCGCCGATCGTCGAGAAGACCGCCCCCACGATCGCCCTCGTCGACCACCGATTCGCCGCGGCGGTGCGGGAACTGCGCGACTCGACCGCGCCGAACCTCAGGATCGCCGTGTACGGCGGCGACGCGCCGGACGACCTCACCACGCTCGTCACCGACCGGCCGGCCGACTTCACCCCGGCCGACACCGCGGCCGACGACGTGGCACTGTTCGGTCCCACGTCCGGCAGTACCGGGGTTCCGAAGATCACCACGCACTTCCACCGCGACATCCTGTCCATCGACAACACCTTCGGCCGGATGACGCTCCGGTTGCAGCCGGACGACGTCGTCGCGTGCACCGCGCCGTTCGCGTTCACCTTCGGCCTCGGGATGCTGGTCGTGTTCGCCCTGCGGGCCGGCGCGTGCGCGTTCCTCACCGAGAAGGCGACCCCGCCGCAACTCGCGGAACTGGTTGCCGCGCACGGGGTCACGGTGCTCGCGACCGCGCCGACCGCGTACAAGCAGATCCTGCGGTCCGGCAACGCCGAGCTGCTGCGCGGGCTGCGCAGCGCGGTCAGCGCCGGTGAACACATCGCGGTGGAAACCTGGCGCGAGGTGCACGAGCGGCTCGGCCTGAAGATCATCGACGGCATCGGCGCCACCGAGATGCTGCACATCTTCATCACCGCGGCCGGCGACGACATCCGCGAGGGCGCCACCGGCAAGCCGGTACCGGGATTCCGCGCCACGATCCTGGACCCGGACGGCAACGAGGTCAGCCCCGGTGTCGCCGGCCGGCTCGGCGTCATCGGCCCGGTGGGCTGCCGGTACCTGGCCGACGACCGGCAGCGCAACTACGTCGTGAACGGCTGGAACGTCACCGGGGACACGTTCGTCCGGGACGCCGACGGCTACTTCTGGTACCAGGCGCGCACCGACAACATGATCGTGTCCTCCGGTTACAACATCGGCGGCCCCGAGGTCGAGGCGGTACTCGAGGAGCACCCGGACGTGGTCGAGTGCGCGGTGGTGGCCAAGCCGGACGCCGAGCGCGGCTCGGTCGTCTGCGCGTTCGTCGTGCTGCGGGAGGGGTCGAGCGCCGACGCCGCGGCGCTGCAGGCGTTCGTCAAGGGTCACCTCGCGCCGTACAAGTATCCCCGGGACGTACGGTTCGTCGATGCGTTGCCGCGCAACGCCAGCGGCAAGCTGCAGCACTTCCGGCTGCGCCAGCTGGTC
- a CDS encoding acyl-CoA thioesterase, with protein sequence MTKDATSEIFTRAVTLTEVAPEHFDRAFTAVTQPCPWPKAYGGDLVAAAVVAAIRTVDGKHLHSTHSYFMRPAEIGAAVRYEVEILRDGRGYATRQVRGYQSGKPIFVCLASFAAGGPGGHLQSEPPAEIAEPDGLPSSAEYLDGRSGGTMTDGSRAYWRHGRGFDMRHVPGPVYLTVDGTQVPHQAVWVRPFDGLREVAGLDDRQRDTAALGYVCDYTILEPTLRALGLAWADDGLVTASLDHSMWFHRIAPVDGWLLYAQEAVSASDGRGLNLGRFFTPDGTHLATVVQEGMIRIPAGATT encoded by the coding sequence GTGACGAAGGACGCCACCTCCGAGATCTTCACCCGGGCCGTCACCCTCACCGAGGTGGCGCCGGAACACTTCGACCGGGCGTTCACCGCGGTCACCCAGCCCTGCCCGTGGCCCAAGGCGTACGGCGGGGACCTGGTCGCGGCGGCCGTGGTCGCCGCGATCCGCACCGTCGACGGCAAGCACCTGCACTCGACCCACTCGTACTTCATGCGCCCGGCCGAGATCGGTGCCGCGGTGCGCTACGAGGTCGAGATCCTGCGGGACGGGCGCGGTTACGCCACCCGCCAGGTCCGCGGCTACCAGTCCGGCAAGCCGATCTTCGTCTGCCTCGCGAGCTTCGCGGCGGGCGGGCCCGGCGGCCACCTTCAGTCGGAGCCGCCGGCGGAGATCGCCGAGCCGGATGGCCTGCCCAGCTCGGCGGAGTATCTCGACGGCCGGTCCGGCGGCACGATGACCGACGGTTCGCGCGCGTACTGGCGGCACGGGCGCGGCTTCGACATGCGGCACGTGCCCGGTCCGGTCTACCTCACCGTCGACGGCACGCAGGTGCCCCATCAGGCCGTGTGGGTGCGGCCCTTCGACGGGCTGCGCGAGGTTGCCGGACTCGACGACCGGCAGCGCGACACCGCCGCCCTCGGCTACGTCTGCGACTACACGATCCTGGAGCCGACGCTGCGCGCGCTGGGTCTCGCCTGGGCCGACGACGGTCTGGTCACGGCGAGCCTGGACCACTCGATGTGGTTCCACCGAATCGCGCCGGTCGACGGATGGCTGCTGTACGCCCAGGAAGCCGTCTCCGCCAGCGACGGCCGCGGCCTCAACCTCGGGCGATTCTTCACCCCCGACGGAACCCACCTGGCGACGGTCGTCCAGGAGGGCATGATCCGCATCCCCGCTGGAGCCACGACATGA
- a CDS encoding cupin domain-containing protein — MDPNSDDHEIGDNSLYRNDAGLIVPFVTRGGHEPDAGLTGQSEGATRISGVSIQHTPATRIWFGKVHNLAGYRSTPHHHGEAETGGYVLSGRARIYFGEKFEDYIDMSEGDWVFVPPYMPHVECNLDRNRPLTWMTTRTPENIVVNLPQVRDDELRDWTDRP; from the coding sequence ATGGACCCGAACTCCGACGACCACGAGATCGGTGACAACTCGCTGTACCGCAACGACGCGGGGCTGATCGTCCCGTTCGTCACCCGCGGCGGGCACGAACCGGACGCCGGACTCACCGGCCAGTCCGAAGGCGCGACGCGGATCTCCGGGGTCAGCATCCAGCACACGCCGGCCACCCGCATCTGGTTCGGCAAGGTGCACAACCTGGCCGGCTACCGGTCCACGCCGCACCATCACGGCGAGGCCGAGACCGGGGGGTACGTGCTGTCCGGCCGGGCCCGGATCTACTTCGGCGAGAAGTTCGAGGACTACATCGACATGTCCGAGGGCGACTGGGTGTTCGTGCCGCCGTACATGCCGCACGTCGAGTGCAACCTGGACCGCAACAGACCGCTCACCTGGATGACCACCCGTACCCCGGAGAACATCGTCGTCAACCTGCCGCAGGTCCGCGACGACGAGCTGCGTGACTGGACGGACCGCCCGTGA
- a CDS encoding RidA family protein, producing the protein MTSQLQPVPVNPVSLPAPRGYSHGTLSGNTLYLGGQTALDADMKIVPGGIVEQFRQAFGNVLTTLRAAGGVPADLVSITIYLTDIPDYQAHGREIGVVWRELAGPVYPAMAGIGTTGLWQPEAMIEILGVAVIPDDRLIRPAR; encoded by the coding sequence ATGACGAGCCAGCTGCAGCCGGTCCCGGTGAACCCGGTGAGCCTCCCGGCGCCCCGCGGCTACTCCCACGGCACGCTCAGCGGCAACACGCTGTACCTGGGCGGGCAGACGGCGCTGGACGCCGACATGAAGATCGTTCCGGGCGGCATCGTCGAGCAGTTCCGGCAGGCGTTCGGCAACGTGCTCACGACGCTGCGGGCCGCCGGCGGCGTCCCGGCGGACCTGGTCAGCATCACCATCTACCTGACCGACATCCCGGACTACCAGGCGCACGGCCGGGAGATCGGCGTCGTCTGGCGCGAGCTCGCCGGCCCGGTCTACCCGGCGATGGCCGGCATCGGCACCACCGGGCTGTGGCAGCCGGAGGCGATGATCGAGATCCTCGGCGTCGCGGTGATTCCGGACGACCGGCTGATCCGGCCGGCCCGCTGA
- a CDS encoding aldose epimerase family protein encodes MAVPVSRRTVLRSAGALGGGALAAGALAGTGADADPAAASAAAAPQPVTSEPDALSIRTDPFGTMPDGTPVTRYTLGSEHGVQVQLLDYGATVHRVLTPDRRGHRANVALGLSTLDEYRTKSPYFGAIVGRYANRIAKGRFTLDGHTYQIPVNDGENALHGGPVGFDKHVWDAEIERRHGRVGVRFRFVSPDGDMGFPGTLTTIVTYTLTARGELIIDYHATTDKATVVNLSNHTYWNLGGEGTGSVYDHLLWIDADRYTAVDGEAIPLGTLPNVHATPFDFRRPTAIGARIRAGDQQLINVKGYDHNWVLNGSGQRRIATVYHPTSGRHLAFTTDQPGLQFYAGDQLDGTLVGIGGNTYRQSDTLVLETQHFPDSPNQPDFPSTVLRPGQVFRTATTIDFGVARAD; translated from the coding sequence ATGGCAGTACCCGTTTCCCGCCGCACCGTTCTCCGCTCCGCCGGCGCACTCGGCGGCGGCGCCCTGGCCGCCGGCGCTCTCGCCGGCACGGGGGCCGACGCCGACCCCGCGGCCGCTTCCGCTGCCGCCGCACCGCAGCCGGTCACCAGCGAGCCGGACGCGCTCTCGATCCGTACCGATCCGTTCGGCACCATGCCCGACGGCACGCCGGTCACCCGCTACACCCTCGGCAGCGAGCACGGCGTGCAGGTGCAGTTGCTCGACTACGGCGCGACCGTGCACCGGGTGCTGACCCCCGACCGGCGCGGGCACCGGGCGAACGTCGCGCTCGGTCTGTCCACACTGGACGAATACCGGACGAAGAGTCCGTACTTCGGCGCGATCGTGGGCCGCTACGCCAACCGGATCGCCAAGGGCAGGTTCACCCTGGACGGGCACACCTACCAGATCCCCGTCAACGACGGGGAGAACGCGCTGCACGGCGGTCCCGTCGGGTTCGACAAGCACGTCTGGGACGCCGAGATCGAGCGCCGGCACGGCCGGGTCGGCGTCCGGTTCCGGTTCGTCAGCCCGGACGGCGACATGGGCTTCCCCGGCACCCTGACCACGATCGTGACCTACACCCTCACGGCGCGCGGCGAGCTGATCATCGACTACCACGCGACCACCGACAAGGCGACCGTGGTCAACCTGAGCAACCACACCTACTGGAACCTCGGCGGCGAGGGGACCGGCTCGGTGTACGACCACCTGCTGTGGATAGACGCGGACCGGTACACGGCGGTCGACGGCGAGGCGATCCCGCTCGGCACGCTGCCGAACGTGCACGCGACCCCGTTCGACTTCCGCCGGCCCACGGCGATCGGCGCCCGGATCCGGGCCGGCGACCAGCAGCTGATCAACGTCAAGGGCTACGACCACAACTGGGTGCTCAACGGCTCCGGCCAGCGCCGCATCGCCACCGTGTACCACCCGACCAGCGGTCGGCATCTCGCCTTCACCACCGACCAGCCCGGTCTGCAGTTCTACGCCGGCGACCAGCTGGACGGCACGCTCGTCGGCATCGGCGGCAACACCTACCGGCAGAGCGACACGTTGGTGCTGGAGACCCAGCACTTCCCCGACTCCCCCAACCAGCCGGACTTCCCGTCCACGGTGCTGCGACCGGGGCAGGTCTTCCGCACCGCCACCACGATCGACTTCGGCGTCGCGCGGGCCGACTGA
- a CDS encoding ABC transporter substrate-binding protein encodes MRTGKVVAVGAVAVALIGMSTACSKNTGKSGNDNGPSAKVASGSISTDPADSKGPAPAIKGAKRGGTIISYHERDYEHLDPQRIYISDAQALDELVTRQLTAFKFDPKTGSSVLVGDLATNTGVDVNHDGKTWKYTLKSGLKYEDGTPIKAADVAYGVARSYSSNLSDGPHYIQQWLAGPGTYNGKYKGPYNGGAAMPPGVTVSGNSITFHLKSSQPEFPYAASWGTTSPLPKSQDSNPQKIDTHPFASGPYKIESYNRGTELKLSRNKYWDPKSDPIRHDYFDTLDVKIGVSPTDQTNRVLADHGNDQYAVVDQPGVSPELTSKVLADPSAKGRTLNDFLSFAERIDINTQRVTDVNVRKALNYAINRNALVQVNGGTSQAAPATTLMSPTVAGWDKYDAYPGAATPDGIAKAKKLLGGKHPKLVYAFANTESGQKLATAVQTALQKAGFKIVLRPEDKDNFFTAIDRKNNGWDMYATNWGADWPSGSTVIPPLFDGRTIVAEGNQDTSYLNAPDVNKQIDKIKAEPANQATKDWGKLDEYIMKKYAPSIPLYYIKQLSLTGSKVHDVKIQNPPGAISYVDAWVG; translated from the coding sequence ATGCGAACAGGCAAGGTTGTGGCCGTCGGCGCGGTTGCTGTGGCGCTGATCGGCATGTCCACGGCATGCAGCAAGAACACCGGTAAGAGCGGCAACGACAACGGGCCGAGCGCGAAGGTGGCGTCCGGCTCCATCAGCACCGACCCGGCGGACTCGAAGGGTCCGGCCCCGGCGATCAAGGGCGCCAAGCGGGGCGGGACGATCATCTCGTACCACGAGCGCGACTACGAGCACCTCGACCCGCAGCGGATCTACATCTCCGACGCGCAGGCGCTCGACGAGCTCGTGACCCGGCAGCTGACCGCGTTCAAGTTCGACCCGAAGACCGGCAGTTCGGTCCTGGTCGGCGACCTCGCCACCAACACCGGTGTCGACGTCAACCACGACGGCAAGACCTGGAAATACACCCTGAAGTCGGGCCTGAAGTACGAGGACGGTACGCCGATCAAGGCGGCCGACGTGGCCTACGGTGTGGCCCGGTCGTACTCGTCCAACCTCTCCGACGGGCCGCACTACATCCAGCAGTGGTTGGCCGGTCCGGGCACCTACAACGGAAAGTACAAAGGCCCGTACAACGGTGGCGCGGCGATGCCGCCTGGCGTGACGGTCAGCGGCAACTCGATCACCTTCCACCTCAAGTCGTCGCAGCCGGAGTTCCCGTACGCGGCGTCCTGGGGCACCACCTCGCCGCTGCCCAAGTCGCAGGACTCCAACCCGCAGAAGATCGACACGCACCCGTTCGCCAGCGGCCCGTACAAGATCGAGAGCTACAACCGCGGCACCGAGCTGAAGCTGTCGCGCAACAAGTACTGGGACCCGAAGAGCGACCCGATCCGGCACGACTACTTCGACACGTTGGACGTCAAGATCGGTGTCAGCCCGACCGACCAGACCAACCGGGTGCTCGCCGACCACGGCAACGACCAGTACGCGGTGGTCGACCAGCCGGGCGTCAGTCCGGAGCTGACCAGCAAGGTGCTGGCGGACCCGTCGGCGAAGGGCCGCACGCTCAACGACTTCCTGTCGTTCGCGGAGCGGATCGACATCAACACCCAGCGGGTCACCGACGTCAACGTCCGTAAGGCCCTCAACTACGCGATCAACCGCAATGCGTTGGTCCAGGTCAACGGCGGTACCTCGCAGGCCGCGCCGGCGACGACGTTGATGTCGCCGACCGTCGCCGGCTGGGACAAGTACGACGCCTACCCGGGTGCGGCCACGCCGGACGGCATCGCCAAGGCGAAGAAGTTGCTCGGCGGCAAGCACCCGAAGCTCGTCTACGCGTTCGCGAACACCGAGTCTGGGCAGAAGCTCGCCACGGCGGTGCAGACCGCGCTGCAGAAGGCCGGCTTCAAGATCGTGTTGCGGCCGGAGGACAAGGACAACTTCTTCACCGCGATCGACCGCAAGAACAACGGCTGGGACATGTACGCGACCAACTGGGGTGCGGACTGGCCGAGCGGCTCCACGGTCATCCCGCCGCTGTTCGACGGCCGTACCATCGTGGCGGAAGGCAACCAGGACACCTCGTACCTGAACGCGCCGGACGTGAACAAGCAGATCGACAAGATCAAGGCCGAGCCGGCGAACCAGGCGACGAAGGACTGGGGCAAGCTCGACGAGTACATCATGAAGAAGTACGCACCGAGCATTCCGCTGTACTACATCAAGCAGCTGAGCCTCACCGGTAGCAAGGTGCACGACGTGAAGATCCAGAACCCGCCGGGTGCGATCAGCTACGTCGACGCCTGGGTCGGCTGA
- a CDS encoding aldo/keto reductase, with protein sequence MRLRRLGAHGPSVSAIGLGCMGMSGTYGPADDAESVRTVHAALDAGITLLDTGDFYGMGHNELLLREALRGGRRDAATLSVKFGAQRGPDGAWLGFDGRPAAVKTALAYSLQRLGTDHVDIYRPARLDPAVPIEDTIGAIAELVDAGYVRHIGLSEVGPATLRRAAAVHPIADLQIEYSLLFRGIEEQILPTCRELGVGITAYGVLSRGLLSGRWRADQALPANDMRGHTSRFQGDNLAHNLALVEALRTIAARLGCTVPQLATAWVAARGDDVVPLVGARRVDRIPEATGAAELDLDDETLAAIDAAVPADAAAGDRYPAGRTPELI encoded by the coding sequence ATGCGACTTCGTCGACTCGGCGCACACGGACCGTCGGTCTCCGCGATCGGCCTCGGCTGCATGGGCATGTCCGGCACGTACGGGCCGGCCGACGACGCCGAGAGCGTCCGCACCGTGCACGCCGCGCTCGATGCCGGCATCACGCTGCTGGACACCGGCGACTTCTACGGCATGGGGCACAACGAGCTGCTGCTGCGCGAGGCGTTGCGCGGCGGCCGCCGCGACGCGGCGACGCTCAGCGTGAAGTTCGGCGCCCAGCGCGGCCCGGACGGCGCCTGGCTGGGCTTCGACGGCCGGCCCGCCGCCGTCAAGACGGCGCTGGCCTACTCGCTGCAGCGGCTCGGCACCGACCACGTCGACATCTACCGGCCCGCGCGGCTCGACCCGGCGGTACCGATCGAGGACACCATCGGCGCGATCGCCGAGCTGGTCGACGCCGGATACGTGCGACACATCGGGCTCTCCGAGGTCGGGCCGGCCACGCTGCGCCGCGCCGCCGCCGTGCACCCGATCGCTGACCTGCAGATCGAGTACTCGCTGCTGTTTCGCGGCATCGAGGAGCAGATCCTGCCGACCTGCCGCGAGCTGGGCGTCGGCATCACCGCGTACGGCGTGCTCTCCCGCGGCCTGCTGTCCGGACGCTGGCGTGCCGACCAGGCGCTGCCGGCGAACGACATGCGCGGGCACACCAGCCGGTTCCAGGGCGACAACCTGGCGCACAACCTGGCCCTGGTCGAGGCGCTGCGCACGATCGCGGCGCGGCTCGGCTGCACCGTGCCGCAGCTCGCGACCGCCTGGGTGGCCGCGCGCGGCGACGACGTCGTCCCGCTGGTGGGTGCCCGGCGGGTGGACCGGATCCCCGAGGCCACCGGCGCCGCCGAGCTCGACCTCGACGACGAGACGCTGGCCGCGATCGACGCCGCGGTCCCGGCCGACGCCGCCGCCGGCGACCGGTACCCGGCCGGCCGCACCCCGGAGCTGATCTGA
- a CDS encoding TetR family transcriptional regulator translates to MAGPLTREQILAAAEDVLRRYGPDKATVVDVARALGVSHASVYRHVRSKAELRAAVARRWLTRVHAPVTALRDSTEDPPTRLRTWLHTLLATKRHKVLDDPELFAAYQRLAAEWQDALTATLDGLVADIAAIVRAGVRDGSFRPVEPAGTARAIFTATLAFHHPSHAATWSDPGTEERLDAVCDLILVGLSADRDGTDRHER, encoded by the coding sequence ATGGCCGGGCCGCTCACCCGGGAGCAGATCCTCGCCGCCGCCGAGGACGTGCTCCGCCGGTACGGGCCGGACAAGGCGACGGTGGTCGACGTGGCGCGGGCGCTCGGCGTCAGCCACGCGAGCGTCTACCGGCACGTACGAAGCAAGGCCGAGCTGCGGGCCGCGGTGGCACGGCGGTGGCTCACCCGGGTGCACGCCCCGGTCACCGCGCTGCGCGACTCGACCGAGGACCCGCCGACCCGGCTGCGTACCTGGCTGCACACGCTGCTCGCGACCAAGCGGCACAAGGTGCTGGACGATCCGGAGCTGTTCGCCGCGTACCAGCGGCTGGCCGCCGAGTGGCAGGACGCGCTGACCGCCACTCTCGACGGCCTGGTCGCCGACATCGCCGCGATCGTCCGGGCCGGCGTGCGCGACGGCAGCTTCCGGCCGGTCGAACCGGCCGGCACGGCACGGGCGATCTTCACCGCGACGCTGGCGTTCCACCACCCGAGCCACGCGGCGACCTGGTCCGATCCCGGTACCGAGGAACGGCTCGACGCGGTGTGCGACCTGATCCTCGTCGGCCTGTCCGCCGACCGGGACGGTACCGACCGGCACGAACGCTGA
- a CDS encoding aspartate/glutamate racemase family protein, translating into MTLSPPVVGILGGMGPAATVDFYRKLVAATPAATDQEHLPVVIWSDPRVPDRTAALVGDGEDPTPVLRAGVAGLAAAGVRLLAVACNTAHAFVPPLAAAAGLELISIIDVTAQRLAATLPAGATVGLLATEGTVASRLYHDACAAVGLTVLVPEPAEQARVTAAIAAVKAGTADATGAAALAEVLGTLRDAGAEAAIAGCTEIVLALAAGTDADPVLPVVDPADLLAHEVVRRARELRPDPADAAS; encoded by the coding sequence ATGACGCTGTCGCCACCAGTGGTCGGGATCCTCGGCGGGATGGGCCCCGCCGCCACGGTCGACTTCTACCGCAAGCTGGTCGCCGCCACCCCGGCCGCGACCGACCAGGAACACCTGCCCGTGGTGATCTGGTCCGACCCGCGGGTACCGGACCGGACCGCGGCGCTGGTCGGCGACGGCGAGGACCCGACGCCGGTGCTGCGGGCCGGGGTCGCCGGCCTCGCCGCGGCCGGGGTGCGGCTGCTCGCGGTGGCCTGCAACACCGCGCACGCGTTCGTCCCGCCGCTGGCCGCCGCGGCCGGCCTGGAGCTGATCAGCATCATCGACGTCACCGCGCAGCGGCTGGCCGCGACGCTGCCGGCCGGTGCGACCGTCGGTCTGCTCGCCACCGAGGGCACCGTGGCGTCCCGGCTCTACCACGATGCGTGCGCCGCGGTCGGCCTGACCGTGCTGGTACCGGAACCGGCGGAGCAGGCCCGGGTCACGGCCGCGATCGCCGCGGTCAAGGCCGGTACCGCGGACGCGACCGGCGCCGCCGCCCTGGCCGAGGTGCTCGGCACGCTGCGCGACGCCGGCGCCGAGGCCGCGATCGCCGGGTGCACCGAGATCGTGCTCGCGCTCGCCGCCGGCACCGACGCCGACCCGGTCCTGCCGGTGGTGGACCCGGCGGACCTGCTCGCGCACGAGGTGGTCCGCCGCGCCCGCGAGCTGCGCCCCGACCCGGCCGACGCCGCGTCCTGA
- a CDS encoding M55 family metallopeptidase codes for MRILVSADMEGATGTVLPDDVIAGTDRYERALRLMLGDVNAAVAGFAAAGADEIVVNDSHCSMANLPLAELDPRAELVIGRHKPLGMMELIDTGVDAVAMVGYHMGAGRPGVLAHTCLSHTTLDVRVDGRQVDEGGFNALVAAEAGVPVVLVTGDDVLCAASRQWAPRARTVTVKRALSRHSAICRPPAATAADITAAARQAAALAGAGPAAPAPHTVEVDVDYPYLAVRASSIPGVRAIAERTVAFDAPDAASALRTFGIVVGVLSSGRERDWT; via the coding sequence ATGCGGATCCTCGTCTCGGCCGACATGGAGGGGGCCACCGGCACGGTGCTGCCCGACGACGTGATCGCCGGCACCGACCGGTACGAGCGGGCGCTGCGGCTGATGCTCGGCGACGTGAATGCGGCCGTCGCCGGGTTCGCCGCGGCCGGCGCGGACGAGATCGTCGTCAACGACTCGCACTGCAGCATGGCCAACCTCCCGCTGGCCGAACTGGACCCGCGCGCAGAGTTGGTGATCGGCCGGCACAAGCCGCTCGGCATGATGGAGCTGATCGACACCGGCGTGGACGCGGTCGCGATGGTCGGCTACCACATGGGCGCCGGACGGCCCGGCGTGCTCGCGCACACCTGCCTGTCGCACACCACCCTGGACGTCCGGGTGGACGGCCGGCAGGTCGACGAGGGCGGCTTCAACGCCCTGGTCGCCGCCGAGGCGGGGGTACCGGTCGTGCTGGTCACCGGCGACGACGTGCTGTGCGCCGCGTCGCGTCAGTGGGCGCCCCGAGCCCGTACGGTCACGGTCAAGCGGGCGCTGTCCCGGCACAGCGCGATCTGCCGGCCGCCGGCCGCGACCGCCGCCGACATCACCGCGGCGGCGCGGCAGGCGGCGGCACTCGCCGGCGCCGGGCCGGCCGCGCCGGCACCGCACACCGTCGAAGTCGACGTCGACTACCCGTACCTCGCCGTGCGCGCCAGCTCGATCCCCGGCGTGCGGGCGATCGCCGAACGCACCGTCGCGTTCGACGCACCCGACGCGGCGAGCGCGCTGCGTACCTTCGGGATCGTGGTCGGCGTGCTGTCGTCCGGCCGGGAACGAGACTGGACGTGA
- a CDS encoding class I SAM-dependent methyltransferase, translated as MFDRDWFTWHELYDTPNSKLARRLAAVREQIAAALDDAPPGPLRAISLCAGQGRDLIGALAGHPRAADVHARLVELDERNVVAARAAAERAGLPGVEVIAGDAADATHYLPSVPADLVLLCGILGNLTLPGVARLVEHCTQLCGTGGSVVWTRHREVPDPVPWICDRFDENGFERAYLSEATVDHGVGRHRFLKDPQPLSPGTSLFRFVGHDRLINGAAPWWT; from the coding sequence GTGTTTGACCGCGACTGGTTCACCTGGCACGAGCTCTACGACACCCCCAACTCCAAGTTGGCCCGCCGCCTCGCCGCGGTGCGCGAGCAGATCGCCGCGGCGCTCGACGACGCACCACCGGGTCCGCTCCGGGCGATCAGCCTGTGTGCCGGTCAGGGTCGTGACCTGATCGGCGCGCTGGCGGGTCATCCGCGCGCCGCGGACGTGCACGCCCGGCTGGTCGAGCTGGACGAGCGCAACGTCGTCGCGGCTCGTGCCGCGGCCGAACGCGCCGGCCTGCCCGGCGTCGAGGTGATCGCCGGTGATGCGGCCGACGCCACCCACTACCTCCCCTCGGTACCGGCCGATCTCGTGCTGCTCTGCGGGATCCTGGGCAACCTGACGCTGCCCGGCGTCGCCCGGCTGGTCGAGCACTGCACGCAGCTGTGCGGTACCGGCGGTTCGGTGGTCTGGACCCGGCACCGGGAGGTGCCCGACCCGGTGCCGTGGATCTGCGACCGGTTCGACGAGAACGGCTTCGAGCGCGCGTACCTGTCGGAAGCGACGGTCGACCACGGCGTCGGACGGCACCGCTTCCTCAAGGACCCGCAGCCGCTGTCGCCCGGTACCAGCCTGTTCAGATTCGTCGGGCACGACCGCCTGATCAACGGCGCCGCCCCCTGGTGGACCTGA